In the genome of Camelus bactrianus isolate YW-2024 breed Bactrian camel chromosome 18, ASM4877302v1, whole genome shotgun sequence, the window ACGTCTGGAACGATAACTGTAAGCTTCGGGTTTAGAGCATGATAGACTTTTCCAATGGCCCCCTTGTAACACCAGAAAGGATTGTAGTCTTGCGCATATTTTGTGTTGGCATCTCTGGCAGTTGTGAAGATCTTGTACCAGAGCGTGGCGTTGCTGTAGGTGTCGGGAACACAGTGTGGTGGCTGtctgcaggaggagagggggcaAGACACGTGCTCAGTGGCCCGAGACATTTACTGCGTCCCCCTCACAGGCACTGGCAGAGCACTGAGCAGAGCCACATGTGTGGAAAGGAGGAACAGGAGATACACATGGTTTTTTGAGATAAACATAATTttgttcagtgattttttttttcttctcaatttaaTAAACACATATAACAGAATAAGAAATAGGCATCTGACTCTTAGGAGCCTGGGTGTTAGAGTTTTCAGAATTCGACTCACAGTCCTCTCCCATAGGATGCAGCCAGAGAAGGACTTGCTCCTTTTCAGACCATTTTCTCAGATTATCTGAACTCCTGGTCACAACTGGAAGTTTAACATACAAACTTCTCCATTGCACACTACAACCAACAGTAAATCATGTTTAACTTACCTGATCTCATCCTAGATAAATCCcaggataattattttaaaaggattcCCACAGAACTCTTTTAAATAGGCTATATCTTGTGTATTTCATGTATTTACAGATCAGCATCTCCTTTacagagaagggagaggcaaGAAAAGCCACAAGCTAATCAATAACACCGACAGCTGCTCAAAAGCTAGGAAGCAGAAGTTTCAGAAACAGTAACTGTTTCATGGCAAATAAGGTTCAAATTCGGCGGCCTCAAACATGCAATAACCACCGTGTATTTTTAAGACCAGTCAACACACTAACCCTCTGATATTTATATGCAGAGTTCTCCCTTTAGAATATCCGAGAGACAGGTCCCAGGAATGACAACTCTACAAAGTAACACAACACAGGCCACCCTGAGAATCTGCTCCAAAGCATCCGAGTGCTACTCATGGTAAATGGAGCTGCTCACACGCACCCACCAGGTTCAGGAAGCCACTTACACGGTGACGGGGAAGACCCCTGGGTTGGCTGTGAGGGTCATGCAGGCTGAGAACACCACCTGCTCACAGTGCCCGTGAAGGGCACAGTCGTCCGAGCTCCAAGCTGAAGGCAGGGTAAAAGTAACGTTCATCTCCTCGTGGGCTTCCCTGCCTGTGAAAGAGAAATCAGTCTGGGGGTAAATGAAACGAGAGTTCATATGTGTATTATTCTCTGGGATCTGAATGAGTCCTGAAATCAAACCCATCCAAGAATCAACCAACAATCAGCCCAACGAAGTAAGACACCTGCCTCTGTGGGATTCCAGGAACAGCAGCAGTTCCGAGCCGGACTTTGAGGCCTGCTCATCTGGCAGAGCCACAACATGGCAAACGGAGAGGGGCCGCTTTCAGCCAAAGCCGGGACATGCCAAGCAAGGGTCCAGCCATGCCTGAGATGGAAGGCTGCGGGCTGGGTAAGTCATCACCCTCGTCTTAGCATCTGTACAGAACTCTTACCATTTTCAAACTGCTTTTATATGTATTACTTCACTTGAAATGTACCACTATCCCATGAACATAACCAAAGAAGTATTACTGTTACCCTCTTACAGACGAGCAGACAGAGGATCAAAGGGTCAAACAGACTTAAGAAAGGTCATGGGACTACTGAGTGATGAGGCTTAAGTGACCACCAAGATATTCTAACACCACAGCAGAAGGTCCACTCACTACATGAAAAACCCAGATGTCGCCCTTCCTTCTTACACGGGAATATTTCATCTGAAACAGCCAATATGAGGCTGACAGGCACACCCAGGTTCCTTTAAGGACTTTAAAAGGCTCTTGGTGACCAAAGAACCAAAGATCATTCTTCCAAGGCCCAGGCCTCTGGCATAAAGCCTTTCCTGATTATTCCAGtttccactactttctcagtcttCTCCTGAATCATTTAGTCTGTCATGGGTTATTTACTAGTCAAAAGGCAGTGCTCAATGTCAAAtaggtgtttatttttaatataatttaacaagtatttatatAGCATTTCCTTTGTGCCAGGAACCACTGTTAAGTGCTCCATAAATACTAACTTACATTATGCTTGTCTCTCAtaatctcaaaattccaaaggcaaGAGACCAGATCTGTCTTTTTCTAGTTCTCAATACTTAGCCCAGTGCTGAACTAATGGTGggaattcaaaaaattttaagaccAATAGCAATATTTGTTGTATGTATTAAAAATTCCAACAtgataaaccagaataaaaattctgtgtttttaaatattaagaccATAAATAGGCCTTATAGTTTCTTCCCAGTCTCCCACTCTTACAGGCTTTTATCAAGAGCCTACTGCATACCAAGCACTTTATTAAGATGTAACAGAAATAGTTCCTACTTGACTTCATTTAGTTCAAACTCAACAAAAGGGAAGACAcgtgcaaaaaataaaaaatagtctgatgagtagaaacatttactctaatatTCCATCTTGTAGCAGCTGTTGCCTGAGAAAGTCTGAAAGGAAACTGGCTAACACTCACATACCTGAGAGTCCAATCTGATGTCCTAAGATAGTCGAGTACAGATGGGTGACATTTCGAGAGTACCCTCCGAAGGGTTTGAGTGGGTCCAGGGTCAGGGTGATTGCAACTGAGATGTTAACCGGGCCTGAGTCGTCCAGGGACTGAGGGGACTGGGTGGATGTTCTGGCCTGGCCGCTGGTCATTGTGCTCTCCGGAGTTGTGGTGTCATTGGTGAGATGCTTTAATGTTTCATTCTCTGATACACACAAGTCCAAATCATTAAACCGCAGCAGAAAAGTATTCCAATCCTTCggtaaaacaaaagagagaaacaagtGTGAGCCGTCCGAAAGTGCCGCCACTGAGACGACATATCATGAATCTCCGTGGGCATCACATGACAGGGAAACTACACCTCTGAGtcaatcatttaaaataacaatgatactaaataaataaagtaacgATGACACTACAGCCGTCAGCCTCTTGCACTGGCATAACAGTGTGGTTTTCCAAGCCACTCTCACATTCATAGCTAATGCTGAACTCTTCACTGGCATGAGATATTAAATAAACTGTAAGATTAAACCAACTTACTCATGAAAATAcgttaaaaaaaagtgtgttaTACTTATAGAAAATGATCTAGCCTCAGATTAAATTTGAAAGCTTGAACAAAAGTAGTGAAACATTAAAAGCATTAATCCAAACTCATTTAGCAGTTAcaattagttaatttttttaaattaaggctgtcgtaaaataatttctcaaaggGTCAGTTTTATACACCTTGCTTTCTCTCTGGAGAATGTGAAACTGCAGTAAATACCAGCACTCATGTGGTACTTTTTCCCTCTCGTCATGGATTTTGGATGCCACTTTAGAACAGGAACTATTTCAAAAGGGAGACAAAGAGATGTTTTCAGGCTGCTCTTAATATCTATATCGATGGTTTAAATCATAAGCAGTTTTAAACTGATACCAACATAGTGAAATACCCACCAGGGTCTGTTTTAATTTTAGCAGAAACCCAAAGATGAGCTCAGGCTAAAATAGCAACAACGTATCAACCTAGGCCATTACATACAGCTGCTTTCTCCCAAGCAACAGTATCTACAAAAAGTTGCCAGATGTGAAGACAGACCCAAGTTACACTTTTAATATCTCTAACATTGATTAAAAAATGCCGTCTGAGCATCCCCAAGCAGTCAAGTCTAACTTTATAaccttaatttatatttatttggtaTTTATTAAGATGACAACCAGGTGTATCAAATTATACTCTCCCTAACACCTAAAAACTCAGACCATTCACGAACATTAGGGCTGAAAGTAAACATTCTAGTCTCACCCCTTCATATTCCACACATGAGGAAATGGAGATGCAGAGCGAATTAAGGACTCTCCAATTTCAGCTGAGGTGAAGGCAAACTTAGAATTAAGTTTTCTGATTCACAGACCCAAACTTTTCCCATATACCTAGGATCCTCGTTTGAAAACACTAAATTAATCATAATCAAAGCTCTGCAGCAGCCTGCAGCTCTGCTCTCCTGCACAGCTCGAGTCCACTTTTAACAGTTGGCCAAAGCCAATGTTTTGATTATTAAGGGCTAAATATTCAGGCTACATCTTAACCATTGGCCTTGGCCAAGTGTTCATTGTAGACTTGAGCTCTGCAGGAAAGCAATATCAGAATGCTGCAGAATTTTGGTTGTGACTACAATTTCATTTCCAGCCCTAATGCAGGTACAGCCTGTTTGCACAATCTTTAAAGATTCAGGCAGGGTCAGAAAAGAAGGAGAATGAAGCCAGCCTGTCGGTTTCTTGGTAAGAAACTCTTTGGAAGGGTTTCATGGGAGAAATAACTAAAACTTGTTACTTTGTGTTAGAAAGTTCATGTGGGAAGGGGGTCCCTCTTGCCAGAATCACCTATGATCTAGAATGCCACAAGGCACAAGAGAAAGCCACAAGCCCCATTACACTGAGCAGAACTCTCTTCTCCATCACAAGGGACACACAACGCAACAATAATGCAATCCCTACCCCTACCCTCATTCCCACTCGCACCAACAAGCACACCCAAGaagaaaaagtataaaagaagGTACTCAAGGAATCTACTAAGGCGGGAATGAATCTGTCCTA includes:
- the LOC105082750 gene encoding transmembrane protein 248 isoform X6 gives rise to the protein MFSINPLENLKLYISSRPPLVVFMISVSAMAIAFLTLGYFFKIKEIKSPEMAEDWNTFLLRFNDLDLCVSENETLKHLTNDTTTPESTMTSGQARTSTQSPQSLDDSGPVNISVAITLTLDPLKPFGGYSRNVTHLYSTILGHQIGLSGREAHEEMNVTFTLPSAWSSDDCALHGHCEQVVFSACMTLTANPGVFPVTVQPPHCVPDTYSNATLWYKIFTTARDANTKYAQDYNPFWCYKGAIGKVYHALNPKLTVIVPDDDRSLINLHLMHTSYFLFVMVITMFCYAVIKGRPSKLRQSNPEFCPEKVALADA